One genomic region from Sulfurimonas sp. encodes:
- a CDS encoding DEAD/DEAH box helicase: MTFSSLKLSSNILQALNKYNFEIPTPIQEKVIPLILDNKDIMARAKTGSGKSASYILPILEKLQKNRPQGKMKIKVLVLTPTRELTLQISQTFETFCEFMTKAPKIVSLIGGEGIGDQLYDIQQGCEILVATSGRFLDVLSKKQMNLSHLEYFVLDEADKMLTLGFSEELNLVLDAIPSKRQNLLFSATYPDKILNIASKITKDATQVSIDEVVPTVDTITQRVIEVDQVNRGPLLRHLIKTEKLKNVLVFMANKRATDNIAHKFRKYGFLAESFHGDLSQEDRTYTLREFKDKKINILFATDIAARGLDIQNIDCVINFDLPRSPTDYIHRIGRTARAGKEGLGISFVSHENQEHFKIIEKKCKVKIKREQIAGFELTGETPRKEKGPAPIKGKKKSKKDKLREKLLK; encoded by the coding sequence ATGACTTTTTCTTCACTCAAACTCTCTTCGAACATACTGCAAGCACTTAACAAATATAACTTTGAAATACCTACTCCTATCCAAGAAAAAGTTATTCCTCTTATTCTTGATAACAAAGATATTATGGCAAGAGCAAAAACAGGTAGTGGTAAAAGTGCTAGTTATATTCTTCCTATTTTAGAAAAACTACAAAAAAATCGACCTCAAGGCAAGATGAAAATTAAAGTCCTTGTTTTAACTCCAACTAGAGAGTTAACCCTTCAAATCTCTCAAACATTTGAAACTTTTTGTGAGTTTATGACAAAAGCTCCTAAGATTGTTAGTCTTATAGGTGGAGAAGGTATTGGCGATCAACTTTACGATATTCAGCAAGGTTGTGAAATATTAGTAGCTACTTCTGGTAGATTTTTAGATGTTCTTAGTAAAAAACAGATGAACCTTTCGCATCTAGAGTATTTTGTTCTTGATGAAGCAGATAAGATGTTAACTCTTGGATTTTCTGAAGAGTTAAACCTAGTTCTAGATGCCATTCCAAGCAAAAGACAAAATCTTCTTTTCTCAGCAACCTATCCAGATAAAATTTTAAACATAGCATCTAAGATAACAAAAGATGCTACCCAAGTTAGTATTGATGAAGTTGTACCAACAGTAGATACTATAACCCAAAGAGTCATAGAGGTAGATCAAGTAAATCGTGGTCCTCTACTAAGACATCTCATTAAAACTGAAAAATTAAAAAATGTACTTGTCTTTATGGCTAACAAAAGAGCAACGGACAACATAGCACATAAGTTTAGAAAGTATGGTTTTTTAGCTGAGTCTTTTCATGGTGATTTATCTCAAGAAGATAGAACTTACACACTGCGTGAGTTTAAAGATAAAAAGATAAATATTCTTTTTGCGACTGACATTGCTGCAAGAGGTTTAGATATACAAAATATTGATTGTGTTATAAACTTTGATTTACCTCGTTCTCCGACAGACTATATTCATCGTATTGGGCGAACTGCTAGAGCAGGTAAAGAAGGTCTTGGGATTTCATTTGTATCGCACGAGAATCAAGAACACTTTAAAATCATAGAAAAAAAATGTAAGGTAAAAATAAAAAGAGAACAAATAGCTGGATTTGAACTTACTGGAGAAACACCGAGAAAAGAAAAAGGTCCCGCCCCTATAAAGGGCAAGAAAAAAAGTAAAAAAGATAAACTTAGAGAGAAGTTGTTAAAGTAA
- a CDS encoding ferritin family protein codes for MKQYQSYRCNKCGNVVEVQNVGGGELHCCGEAMEMITPNLTLVNLIKSFAGESQARNKYEYFAKAAQKEGYRDIAEHFQRAANNEKTHAKMELALHNRMVSDSENSFGNTKENLQSAIDGESYENVTMYPDFATIAKEEGYKEAAQLFKGICKIEVEHENMFKMLLDRLEADAEFKSEDAQESWICEICGHIHYGKKAPVKCPICKHDEKYFSRLNSKK; via the coding sequence ATGAAACAGTATCAGTCATATAGATGTAACAAATGTGGTAATGTAGTAGAGGTTCAAAATGTTGGTGGTGGAGAACTTCACTGCTGTGGCGAAGCTATGGAGATGATTACTCCTAATTTAACTCTTGTTAACTTGATTAAATCTTTTGCAGGTGAATCACAAGCTAGAAATAAGTATGAGTACTTTGCAAAAGCTGCTCAAAAAGAGGGTTATAGAGATATTGCAGAACATTTCCAACGCGCTGCGAACAATGAAAAAACTCACGCTAAAATGGAACTTGCTCTTCATAATAGAATGGTGAGTGATAGTGAAAACAGTTTTGGAAATACTAAAGAAAACCTACAATCAGCGATAGATGGAGAGAGTTATGAAAATGTAACAATGTATCCTGATTTTGCAACTATTGCAAAAGAAGAGGGTTATAAAGAAGCTGCACAACTATTTAAAGGCATCTGTAAGATAGAAGTAGAACATGAAAATATGTTTAAAATGCTTTTAGACAGACTTGAAGCAGATGCAGAGTTTAAGAGTGAAGATGCCCAAGAATCATGGATTTGTGAGATCTGTGGTCATATTCATTATGGGAAAAAAGCGCCAGTAAAATGTCCTATTTGTAAGCATGATGAGAAGTATTTTTCAAGATTAAACTCTAAAAAGTAA
- a CDS encoding Fur family transcriptional regulator: MINFTDELRVHNLKATPQRLAISDAMFTHRHINIDALYTIMLKKFNSISLATIYKNINLMLQNSFIQEVKIPNNKSVYELTKKVHSHLVCQTCNEVSDIDLELQTVLDEAQAQSDFLVSKTDLVLSGICKKCR; encoded by the coding sequence ATGATTAACTTTACAGATGAATTAAGAGTACATAACTTAAAAGCAACACCGCAAAGACTAGCTATCTCAGATGCTATGTTTACACATAGACACATAAACATAGATGCCCTATATACTATAATGCTCAAAAAATTTAACTCTATCTCACTTGCTACTATATATAAGAACATAAACTTAATGCTTCAAAATTCATTTATTCAAGAAGTGAAAATTCCTAACAATAAATCTGTTTATGAACTAACAAAAAAAGTACATTCACATTTAGTTTGCCAAACATGTAATGAAGTTTCAGATATAGACTTAGAACTACAAACCGTTTTAGATGAAGCTCAGGCACAAAGTGATTTTTTGGTATCTAAAACTGATTTAGTATTATCTGGAATTTGCAAAAAATGTCGATAA
- a CDS encoding ribose-phosphate pyrophosphokinase — MRGYKIFAGSASVDFAKEICQVLDISLSNATIKKFSDGEISVQIDESVRGRDVFIVQSTGSPSNDNLMELLIITDALKRSSASSITAVVPYYGYARQDRKAAPRVPITAKLVANLYETAGIDRVITIDLHAGQIQGFFDIPVDNLYGSITFEHYIKSKNLKNPIIASPDIGGVARARYFAKRMGLEMVIVDKRREKANHAQVMNIIGDVEGKDIIMIDDMVDTAGTMVKAATALKNKGATSVMACATHGVLSGKAYENLEHGELDELIITNTLETKPHKNIKVLTVAPLFAEVIRRVYHNESVNGLFE; from the coding sequence ATGCGTGGTTATAAAATTTTTGCTGGAAGTGCTAGTGTTGATTTTGCAAAAGAAATTTGTCAAGTTCTTGATATTTCGCTATCAAATGCTACTATTAAGAAGTTTAGCGATGGAGAAATCTCAGTTCAAATAGATGAAAGTGTTCGTGGACGAGATGTGTTTATAGTTCAATCAACTGGTTCTCCATCAAATGACAACCTAATGGAACTGCTAATCATAACAGATGCTCTAAAGCGGTCTTCTGCTTCAAGCATAACTGCTGTTGTTCCTTACTATGGCTATGCTAGACAAGACAGAAAAGCTGCACCTCGTGTGCCAATTACAGCTAAACTTGTTGCTAACCTTTATGAAACTGCTGGAATTGACAGAGTTATAACTATCGACCTTCATGCTGGACAGATTCAAGGTTTCTTTGATATCCCTGTTGATAATCTTTATGGTTCCATAACTTTTGAGCACTACATAAAAAGTAAAAATCTTAAAAATCCTATAATTGCATCTCCTGATATTGGTGGAGTTGCAAGAGCTAGATACTTCGCAAAACGCATGGGTTTAGAAATGGTTATCGTTGATAAACGCCGTGAAAAAGCAAATCATGCACAAGTGATGAATATCATCGGTGATGTTGAAGGTAAAGATATCATTATGATAGATGATATGGTTGATACTGCTGGAACAATGGTTAAAGCAGCAACTGCACTTAAAAACAAAGGTGCAACTTCAGTTATGGCATGTGCTACTCATGGTGTTCTTAGTGGAAAAGCTTATGAGAACTTAGAACATGGTGAGCTTGACGAGCTAATCATTACAAATACGCTAGAAACAAAACCCCATAAAAATATAAAAGTATTAACAGTTGCACCACTCTTTGCAGAGGTAATTCGTAGAGTCTATCATAACGAAAGTGTAAACGGACTTTTTGAATAA
- a CDS encoding multiheme c-type cytochrome produces the protein MKVIFFVISLFYLSILYASPKYIGDKSCAKCHADIYKQWKGSHHDLSMQVANEKTVLGNFNNASFISKSKIKTTFFKKDKKFFVNTDGEDGKLHNYEIAYVFGVYPLQQYMIKFPKGKIQVLDIAWDSRNKKDGGQHWYHLHPHVEIKSDDILHWTSPNLNWNFMCADCHSTNVKKNYNPKTKTFNTTFDVINVSCESCHGPASGHEKMINSGKKGKNGLAFHLKKSSELDVCAKCHSRRTPLDDDFSPGDNFFDHYKNVNLNEGLYFSDGKIKDEVYVYNSFKQSKMYEQGVSCSDCHNPHSLEHKAVGEKVCYQCHTPKKYTEKKHHKHKVASQGSSCISCHMPSRVYMGVDERNDHSFRVPRPDLSVGSDIPNACNNCHKDKSADWATEAMLKWYKKVPIGKQNFSHALEALRRNDKNGQKYLYDVLMSDAPNIAKATVVEYLGNYKSLKSYKKILELLKSDDLEIRLNALHSLESYPIKYRLALTFNLLEDKRNIIQMEATRQLLNLPKKTFDIHQNKIFNKYIKKYKRMLLFNADRAQTQNNLAHLYTNLEEFDKVEESYTEALRIEPMFMPTYINYAYYFQKLGEEKKALFILEKALEIENKNADIYHALGLWYIRNKNNNKGLHLLQKAAKLSPTNVKYVYVYAIALAEVDKKAAIVVLEDNIKLHTGNKESILALKYYKSLAF, from the coding sequence TTGAAAGTTATATTTTTCGTCATAAGTTTATTTTATTTATCTATACTTTATGCTTCTCCTAAATATATAGGAGATAAAAGTTGTGCAAAATGTCATGCTGATATTTATAAACAATGGAAGGGCTCTCATCATGACTTATCTATGCAAGTTGCTAATGAGAAAACAGTATTAGGTAATTTTAACAATGCATCATTTATTTCAAAATCAAAAATCAAAACAACATTTTTTAAAAAAGATAAAAAGTTTTTTGTAAATACAGATGGAGAAGATGGAAAACTTCATAATTATGAGATAGCTTATGTCTTTGGTGTATATCCTTTACAACAATATATGATTAAATTCCCTAAGGGAAAGATACAAGTACTAGATATTGCATGGGATAGTAGGAATAAAAAAGATGGAGGTCAACATTGGTATCACCTGCATCCGCATGTAGAAATAAAATCTGATGACATACTGCATTGGACTTCACCTAATCTAAACTGGAATTTTATGTGTGCTGATTGTCATAGTACAAATGTAAAAAAGAATTATAATCCTAAAACAAAAACATTTAATACTACTTTTGATGTTATCAATGTCTCTTGTGAGTCTTGTCATGGACCAGCATCAGGACATGAAAAAATGATTAATTCTGGAAAAAAAGGAAAAAATGGCTTAGCTTTTCATCTAAAAAAATCTTCTGAGCTTGATGTATGTGCAAAATGCCATTCCCGTCGTACACCCTTAGATGATGATTTTTCACCAGGAGATAACTTTTTTGATCATTATAAAAATGTAAACCTAAATGAGGGACTATACTTTTCAGATGGTAAGATAAAAGATGAAGTATATGTATACAACTCTTTTAAACAATCCAAAATGTATGAGCAAGGAGTAAGTTGTTCCGACTGTCATAATCCTCACTCACTTGAACATAAGGCAGTAGGTGAGAAAGTTTGTTATCAGTGCCATACTCCAAAAAAATATACTGAAAAAAAACATCACAAACATAAGGTTGCTTCACAAGGAAGTAGTTGTATAAGTTGTCATATGCCATCTCGTGTCTATATGGGTGTAGATGAGAGGAATGATCATAGTTTTAGAGTCCCAAGACCAGATTTATCTGTGGGTTCTGATATACCGAATGCTTGTAATAACTGCCATAAAGATAAGAGTGCTGACTGGGCTACTGAGGCTATGTTAAAATGGTATAAAAAAGTACCAATTGGAAAACAGAATTTTTCTCATGCTTTAGAGGCTTTGCGTAGGAATGATAAAAATGGACAAAAGTATTTGTATGATGTTCTTATGTCAGACGCACCAAATATTGCAAAGGCTACTGTTGTAGAATATCTTGGAAATTACAAATCACTGAAATCTTATAAAAAGATTTTAGAGTTGTTGAAAAGTGATGACCTTGAGATAAGACTAAATGCTCTTCATTCTCTTGAATCTTATCCTATCAAGTATCGATTGGCTCTAACTTTTAATCTATTAGAAGATAAACGAAATATTATTCAGATGGAAGCGACTAGGCAACTTTTAAATTTGCCAAAAAAAACTTTTGATATACACCAGAATAAGATTTTTAATAAGTATATAAAAAAGTATAAAAGGATGCTACTTTTTAATGCAGATAGAGCACAAACTCAAAATAATCTCGCACATTTATATACTAACTTAGAAGAGTTTGATAAAGTAGAAGAATCTTACACAGAAGCTCTTAGAATTGAACCTATGTTTATGCCAACTTACATAAATTATGCTTACTATTTTCAAAAATTAGGAGAAGAGAAGAAGGCTCTTTTTATTTTAGAAAAAGCTTTAGAGATAGAGAATAAAAATGCTGATATATATCATGCTCTTGGATTATGGTATATACGAAATAAAAATAATAATAAGGGATTGCACCTATTGCAAAAAGCTGCAAAACTAAGCCCTACAAATGTAAAATATGTTTATGTGTATGCCATAGCACTAGCAGAGGTAGATAAAAAAGCTGCTATTGTTGTGCTAGAAGATAATATTAAACTCCATACTGGAAATAAAGAGTCTATATTAGCTCTTAAATATTATAAAAGCTTAGCCTTTTAG
- a CDS encoding arylsulfatase produces MKSVILIFTLLSISLSSSFATSTKVQERPNILLIAVDDMGYSDISPFGGEIKTPNINSLAQQGVKFTNFYVGPSCSVTRSMLFSGNDNHVAGLGNMNELLTPNQVGKPGYEGYLNDSVVSIASLLKQAGYHTYMAGKWHLGEEPSQDPSKRGFQRVYTMLQGGTSHFDDEWMMYANYTPTYREDGIRTHVPQGFYSTEFYTKQIIKYMDEQKDDKPFFAYLSFTAPHDPLHVPDEWLDKYKGQYDKGYNNLRKKRLAKMKKLGIIPKSTTLGPWISKVKKWDKLTTNEKKMQMRKMEIYAAMIENIDYHIGRVLKYLKDSGKQKNTLVIFFSDNGANGFEMDSYPNTDKAWIEKNSDNRFSNWGKKGSRIAQGPGWAQASSTPFYLYKNFLAEGGIRSPLIMSGAGVKYKGETMHSMAHVMDLAPTLLELAGAKYPATYKGKAVKQPRGKSMIPLLSKNSSTVHKSDEAIGWEYNNFKAIRIGDYKGIWISKPFGSGKWRIFDLSVDPGESNDLSIKKPKLRQRLIEAWHEYSKSVGVIPPVGGLFGNK; encoded by the coding sequence ATGAAATCTGTAATTTTAATTTTTACATTACTTTCTATATCGTTAAGTAGTAGTTTTGCAACATCAACTAAAGTACAAGAAAGACCAAATATTTTATTAATTGCTGTTGATGATATGGGATATTCTGATATTTCTCCCTTTGGAGGTGAAATAAAGACTCCAAATATCAATTCACTTGCCCAACAAGGTGTTAAATTTACAAATTTTTATGTAGGACCTAGTTGCTCAGTTACTCGTTCTATGTTATTTTCAGGAAATGATAATCATGTTGCTGGACTTGGTAATATGAACGAGTTACTTACGCCAAATCAAGTTGGAAAACCTGGATATGAAGGTTACTTAAATGATAGTGTTGTATCAATAGCATCTCTTTTAAAACAAGCAGGTTATCACACTTATATGGCAGGTAAATGGCACCTTGGAGAAGAACCAAGTCAGGATCCTTCTAAGCGTGGGTTTCAAAGAGTTTATACTATGCTTCAAGGTGGAACTAGTCACTTTGATGATGAGTGGATGATGTATGCAAACTATACACCAACTTATCGAGAAGATGGCATACGAACTCATGTTCCACAAGGTTTTTACTCAACAGAATTTTATACGAAGCAAATTATAAAATACATGGATGAACAAAAAGATGACAAACCATTTTTTGCATATCTCTCATTTACAGCACCACATGACCCTTTACATGTACCTGATGAATGGCTTGACAAATATAAAGGGCAATACGATAAGGGTTATAATAACCTACGCAAAAAGCGTCTTGCAAAAATGAAAAAACTTGGCATTATCCCAAAAAGCACTACATTGGGTCCATGGATAAGTAAAGTTAAAAAATGGGACAAACTCACTACTAACGAAAAAAAGATGCAAATGCGTAAAATGGAAATTTATGCTGCAATGATAGAAAATATAGATTATCATATAGGACGCGTGTTAAAGTACCTAAAAGACTCAGGAAAACAAAAAAATACTCTTGTTATATTCTTTTCAGATAATGGTGCAAATGGCTTTGAGATGGATAGTTATCCAAATACAGATAAAGCATGGATAGAAAAAAATTCTGATAACCGTTTTTCTAACTGGGGCAAAAAAGGTTCTCGCATCGCACAGGGTCCAGGCTGGGCACAAGCCAGTTCAACTCCTTTTTATCTTTATAAAAATTTTCTCGCTGAAGGAGGTATTCGTTCACCACTAATAATGAGCGGTGCAGGAGTTAAGTATAAAGGCGAAACTATGCATAGTATGGCTCATGTGATGGACTTAGCTCCTACCTTACTTGAACTTGCAGGAGCAAAATATCCAGCCACATACAAAGGTAAAGCTGTTAAACAACCTCGTGGAAAATCAATGATTCCATTACTATCTAAAAATAGTTCTACTGTCCACAAATCAGATGAAGCTATTGGTTGGGAATATAATAATTTTAAGGCGATTAGAATAGGTGATTACAAAGGAATCTGGATTAGTAAACCTTTTGGTTCTGGTAAATGGCGTATCTTCGATCTAAGTGTTGATCCAGGTGAAAGCAATGACTTATCTATAAAAAAACCAAAATTACGACAGCGTCTTATTGAAGCTTGGCATGAGTATTCAAAATCAGTAGGAGTTATCCCTCCTGTAGGTGGTTTATTTGGAAATAAGTAA
- the lepA gene encoding translation elongation factor 4, protein MKNIRNFSIIAHIDHGKSTLADRIIQECGSVSEREMGTQMMDTMDIEQERGITIKAQSVRLNYVKDGEHYILNLIDTPGHVDFSYEVAKSLASSDGALLIVDAAQGVEAQTIANVYLALDNDLELIPVINKIDLPAADPDKVAEEIETSIGIDATDACLVSAKTGVGIRELIDAIVDRIPAPVGDPDATTKAIIYDSWFDQYLGALALVRVFDGQVKKGQNIKLMSNGEEHHILDLMYPHPMKKIKTKTIECGEIGIVVLGLKEVSVINVGDTITDVRNPTAEPVGKYEPAKPFVFAGIFPIDTDKFEDLRDALDKLKLNDSSLSYEPETSVALGFGFRVGFLGMLHMEVIKERLEREFNLDLIASAPSVIYNVYLSNGDFINVQNPSQLPEVNRIDRIEEPYVRATVITPAEYLGNIITLLINKRGTQTKMTYLNEDRVMLEYEVPMNEIVMDFYDTLKSISKGYASFDYEPIEFKVGDLVKLDIKVAGEAVDALSIVVPRNQALSRGRILVKNMKEQIPRQLFEVAVQASLGSQIIARETVKSMGKNVTAKCYGGDITRKRKLLEKQKAGKKRMKSIGKVQLPQEAFMSVLKMD, encoded by the coding sequence TTGAAAAACATTAGAAACTTCTCTATTATTGCTCATATCGACCACGGAAAAAGTACACTTGCTGATAGAATCATTCAAGAGTGTGGAAGCGTTAGTGAACGAGAAATGGGTACACAAATGATGGACACAATGGACATCGAACAAGAACGCGGTATAACCATTAAAGCACAAAGTGTTAGACTTAACTATGTTAAAGATGGTGAACATTATATTTTAAATCTCATAGACACTCCAGGGCATGTTGACTTCTCTTACGAAGTAGCAAAATCACTTGCTTCTTCTGATGGCGCTTTACTTATTGTTGATGCCGCGCAAGGTGTTGAGGCTCAAACAATTGCAAATGTTTACTTAGCCTTAGATAATGATTTAGAACTTATTCCTGTCATTAACAAAATAGACCTTCCTGCCGCTGATCCTGATAAAGTTGCCGAAGAGATAGAGACTTCTATCGGAATTGATGCAACTGATGCTTGTTTAGTATCTGCAAAAACTGGTGTTGGGATTCGTGAGTTAATTGATGCTATTGTAGATAGAATCCCTGCTCCTGTTGGTGACCCTGATGCAACTACAAAAGCCATCATTTATGACTCTTGGTTTGACCAGTATTTAGGTGCACTTGCACTTGTTCGTGTTTTTGATGGTCAAGTAAAAAAAGGGCAAAATATTAAGCTTATGAGTAATGGTGAAGAGCACCACATTCTTGACTTAATGTACCCCCATCCTATGAAAAAAATCAAAACTAAAACTATTGAGTGTGGTGAGATTGGTATAGTTGTTCTTGGACTTAAAGAAGTAAGTGTTATCAATGTTGGTGATACTATTACTGATGTAAGAAACCCAACTGCCGAGCCTGTTGGAAAATATGAACCTGCAAAACCATTTGTATTTGCAGGAATTTTTCCTATAGATACTGATAAATTTGAAGACCTAAGAGATGCGCTTGATAAGCTAAAACTAAATGACAGTTCTCTCTCTTATGAACCTGAAACTTCAGTAGCGCTTGGTTTTGGTTTCCGTGTTGGTTTTCTTGGAATGTTACATATGGAAGTTATCAAAGAGCGTCTTGAAAGAGAGTTTAATCTTGACCTAATCGCTTCTGCCCCATCTGTAATTTATAATGTTTATCTAAGTAATGGTGATTTTATAAATGTTCAAAATCCTTCACAACTACCAGAAGTTAATCGTATAGATAGAATTGAAGAGCCTTATGTTAGAGCTACTGTAATAACTCCTGCTGAGTATTTAGGAAATATCATAACACTACTTATAAATAAGCGTGGGACTCAAACTAAGATGACATACTTAAATGAAGATAGAGTTATGCTTGAGTATGAAGTACCTATGAATGAGATAGTTATGGATTTTTACGATACTTTAAAGTCTATCTCAAAAGGTTATGCATCCTTTGATTATGAGCCTATTGAATTTAAAGTTGGTGACCTAGTTAAGCTTGACATCAAAGTAGCTGGAGAAGCTGTAGATGCATTAAGTATCGTAGTACCTCGCAATCAAGCTCTTTCTCGTGGTCGTATTTTAGTTAAAAACATGAAAGAGCAAATTCCAAGACAACTTTTTGAAGTTGCAGTTCAGGCATCTCTAGGTTCTCAAATCATTGCTAGAGAAACTGTAAAGTCTATGGGTAAAAATGTTACTGCAAAATGTTACGGTGGAGATATTACTCGTAAGAGAAAACTGCTTGAAAAACAAAAAGCTGGTAAAAAGCGTATGAAGTCTATTGGTAAAGTTCAACTTCCTCAAGAGGCGTTTATGTCAGTTCTTAAAATGGACTAA
- a CDS encoding ComF family protein, with protein MKCLLCEKLSFAHICTSCQETFLTPSIYKRKILNNIEVISFYKYKDIKDLLHTKHTDLGYYIYNILALNSFVKFAKEFQYTDTITSIAVDDNVKSGYSHTAILNKALKNKYINPQYNKLRAKNDISYSGKSKEFRLLNPRNFSFHNSSLNDIILIDDIITTGSTLTQATQVIQNSKKEVLFCLTLADASLK; from the coding sequence ATGAAATGCTTATTGTGCGAAAAATTGTCTTTTGCACATATTTGCACTTCCTGTCAAGAAACATTTTTAACTCCTAGCATCTATAAACGAAAAATCTTAAACAACATAGAAGTTATCTCTTTTTATAAATACAAAGATATTAAAGACTTACTACATACAAAGCATACAGACTTAGGATATTATATTTACAATATTTTAGCTTTAAACTCATTTGTCAAATTCGCTAAAGAGTTTCAATACACAGATACCATAACTTCCATAGCAGTTGATGATAATGTAAAAAGTGGCTACTCTCATACTGCAATCTTAAATAAAGCACTTAAGAACAAATACATCAATCCACAATACAACAAACTTAGAGCAAAAAATGATATATCTTACTCTGGTAAAAGTAAAGAGTTTAGACTTTTAAATCCAAGAAATTTTAGCTTTCATAACTCAAGTTTAAATGACATCATCTTAATAGATGACATCATAACAACGGGCTCAACACTAACTCAAGCTACACAGGTAATACAAAACTCAAAAAAAGAAGTTCTGTTTTGTCTTACTTTGGCTGATGCAAGTTTAAAATAA
- the grpE gene encoding nucleotide exchange factor GrpE has product MSKESEEELQDELEVNQEEEITSDEAEAEAEAVENEFDLLQEELIALKDKYARVHADFDNIKKRLEREKYTAVEYSNEKFAKDMIPVLDALNMAITSSESVTDPVEHFEKLKEGMELTLKQFKTSLEKHGVTMVSHDEPFDPNIHNAVQTVDSEEVESGQIVQTFQTGYKYKNRPLREAMVIVAN; this is encoded by the coding sequence ATGTCAAAAGAATCCGAAGAAGAATTACAAGACGAACTTGAAGTAAATCAAGAAGAAGAAATAACAAGTGATGAGGCAGAAGCTGAAGCAGAAGCTGTTGAGAATGAGTTTGACCTTCTACAAGAGGAACTGATAGCTTTAAAAGACAAATATGCGAGAGTTCATGCTGATTTTGATAACATCAAAAAAAGACTTGAACGCGAAAAATATACAGCGGTAGAATACTCAAATGAGAAGTTTGCTAAAGATATGATTCCTGTTTTAGATGCATTAAATATGGCAATCACTTCTAGTGAAAGTGTAACTGATCCTGTTGAGCATTTTGAAAAGCTAAAAGAAGGTATGGAGCTTACACTTAAGCAATTTAAAACTTCTTTAGAAAAGCATGGAGTAACAATGGTTTCACATGATGAGCCATTTGACCCAAATATTCACAACGCTGTTCAAACAGTAGATAGTGAGGAGGTAGAGTCTGGACAAATTGTTCAAACTTTTCAAACAGGTTACAAGTATAAAAACAGACCACTGCGTGAAGCAATGGTAATTGTTGCGAATTAG